In the genome of Luteibacter yeojuensis, one region contains:
- a CDS encoding DUF493 family protein — translation MREIDFSEAQKDGKGFQFPGEFEITAIGNANAGLDKHVPALLHGIGLEVLHETLSTKLTPAGNYQSVTVSFVAPSREKYLEAHTTLRADENIRFTM, via the coding sequence ATGCGCGAGATCGATTTCAGCGAGGCACAGAAGGACGGGAAGGGTTTCCAGTTCCCGGGCGAGTTCGAGATCACCGCGATCGGCAACGCCAACGCGGGTCTCGACAAGCACGTGCCCGCGCTGCTCCACGGCATCGGCCTGGAGGTGCTTCACGAGACGCTGTCGACCAAGCTCACGCCGGCCGGCAACTACCAGTCGGTGACGGTGAGCTTCGTCGCACCCAGCCGTGAGAAATACCTTGAGGCTCACACCACACTGCGCGCCGACGAGAACATCCGTTTTACGATGTAG
- a CDS encoding D-alanyl-D-alanine carboxypeptidase family protein gives MKLLPRSLFAFAAAALVAGVTVAQQTPPRPSVPRPVVPEAPVPPPPDVEGKSWVLMDYNTGQIIASKEPDMQVEPASITKVMTDYVVSAEIGNGKIHMTDPVTISENAWRGGGAGTDGSTSFLKLNSQVPLKDLLYGMIIQSGNDAAIALAEHTAGSEPAFANLMNAYAKQLGMTHSNFQNASGYPIANHYTTARDIAILSRALIHDFPEDYAISAVKEFEWNGIKQHNRNLLLWRDNTVDGIKTGHTAAAGYCLAASAKQGDARMIAIVMGANSEKGRADAALALLNYGFRFYESHKLYEANKPLATPKLWKGAENTIPLGLTEDAMVSVKRGDYDKLKANLDIPATLIAPFKKGQQVGTLRVTLDGQPVLTKPLVALADAPEGGFFSRLWDTILLWFHSDSDSDKK, from the coding sequence ATGAAGCTCTTGCCCCGTTCCCTGTTCGCTTTCGCCGCCGCCGCGCTCGTCGCCGGCGTGACCGTGGCGCAGCAGACGCCGCCCCGCCCCTCCGTGCCGCGCCCCGTGGTGCCCGAGGCGCCGGTGCCGCCGCCGCCGGACGTGGAGGGCAAGAGCTGGGTGCTGATGGACTACAACACCGGGCAGATCATCGCGTCGAAGGAACCCGACATGCAGGTCGAGCCGGCCTCGATCACCAAGGTGATGACCGACTACGTCGTCTCCGCCGAGATCGGCAACGGCAAGATCCACATGACCGATCCGGTCACGATCAGCGAGAACGCGTGGCGCGGCGGCGGTGCGGGCACCGACGGCTCCACCAGCTTCCTCAAGCTCAACAGCCAGGTGCCGCTGAAGGACCTGCTCTACGGCATGATCATCCAGTCCGGCAACGACGCCGCCATCGCGCTCGCCGAGCACACGGCGGGTTCCGAGCCGGCGTTCGCCAACCTGATGAACGCGTATGCGAAGCAGCTGGGCATGACCCACTCGAACTTCCAGAACGCGTCCGGCTATCCCATCGCCAACCACTACACGACCGCCCGCGACATCGCGATCCTCTCGCGCGCGCTCATTCACGACTTCCCCGAGGACTATGCGATCTCGGCGGTGAAGGAGTTCGAGTGGAACGGCATCAAGCAGCACAACCGCAACCTGCTGCTGTGGCGCGACAACACCGTCGACGGCATCAAGACCGGCCACACCGCCGCCGCCGGCTACTGCCTGGCCGCCTCGGCGAAGCAGGGCGACGCGCGCATGATCGCCATCGTGATGGGCGCCAACAGCGAGAAGGGCCGCGCCGACGCCGCGCTGGCGCTGCTCAACTACGGCTTCCGCTTCTACGAGTCGCACAAGCTCTACGAGGCCAACAAGCCGCTGGCCACGCCGAAGCTGTGGAAGGGCGCCGAGAACACCATCCCGCTGGGCCTCACCGAGGACGCCATGGTGTCGGTCAAGCGCGGCGATTACGACAAGCTGAAGGCCAACCTCGACATTCCCGCCACCCTGATCGCCCCGTTCAAGAAGGGCCAGCAGGTGGGCACGCTGCGCGTCACGCTCGACGGCCAGCCGGTGCTCACCAAGCCGCTGGTGGCCCTGGCCGATGCGCCCGAAGGCGGCTTCTTCTCGCGCCTCTGGGACACCATCCTGCTGTGGTTCCACAGCGATAGCGACAGCGACAAGAAGTAA
- a CDS encoding septal ring lytic transglycosylase RlpA family protein, translating into MTRNLVGAVMNATVAPAKAGAQCLLPPAHGALGRKSLGPCLRRDDGLLRFGRFFAVVLLALLLAACGGSKNARPSSRGSGSSSSARGYDDIRKNQTSRYRSRSDSVPTDAPDVSKLPEPVPKVEPRSLYGNKSPYSVLGQTYNVLPSPRGYVERGIASFYGNKFHGYKTSSLEEYDMYQFSAAHKTLPLPSYARVTNLENGKSVIVRINDRGPFHENRIIDLSFAAAVKIGVWPKGTGLVEVRAIDPTDPRSDRGAPYVNTAPKPAPVTAPPVGASRSVGAAIAARSPRSGEAMRQTSLAAIAAPTTSQLPSPRTVATPAAAVGAMPVAEETDGYGDGSVAGMTHVSPAQALPPVAGSAATVPAGRITPPVAGKPSIYLQVGAFSDAANAQRVADQLNRAGLGPVSVVETQVGGRSMRRVRVGPLSDVDTADRLTNQIAGMGLPRPQVAVD; encoded by the coding sequence ATGACGCGGAACCTCGTGGGGGCGGTGATGAATGCGACCGTCGCCCCTGCGAAGGCAGGGGCCCAGTGTCTCTTGCCTCCGGCCCATGGCGCCCTCGGGCGGAAGTCGCTGGGTCCCTGCCTTCGCAGGGACGACGGCCTGTTGCGGTTCGGCAGGTTCTTCGCGGTGGTGCTGCTCGCCCTGCTGCTTGCCGCCTGCGGCGGCTCGAAGAACGCCCGTCCGTCGTCGCGCGGCAGCGGTTCATCGTCCTCCGCGCGCGGCTACGACGATATCCGCAAGAACCAGACCAGCCGCTACCGCAGCCGCAGCGACAGCGTCCCTACCGATGCGCCGGACGTGAGCAAGCTCCCCGAGCCGGTGCCGAAGGTGGAGCCGCGCTCGCTCTACGGCAACAAGTCGCCGTATTCCGTGCTCGGCCAGACCTACAACGTGCTGCCCAGCCCGCGCGGCTACGTCGAACGCGGCATCGCCTCCTTCTACGGGAACAAGTTCCACGGCTACAAGACCTCGAGCCTCGAGGAATACGACATGTACCAGTTCTCGGCGGCGCACAAGACCCTGCCGCTGCCGAGCTACGCGCGCGTCACCAACCTGGAGAACGGCAAGAGCGTGATCGTGCGCATCAACGATCGCGGGCCGTTCCACGAAAACCGCATCATCGACCTGTCCTTCGCCGCGGCCGTGAAGATCGGCGTGTGGCCCAAGGGCACGGGGCTGGTGGAAGTGCGCGCCATCGACCCGACCGACCCCCGCAGCGACCGCGGGGCACCCTACGTGAACACGGCCCCGAAACCCGCCCCCGTCACCGCGCCACCTGTGGGAGCCTCTCGCTCTGTAGGAGCCGCTATAGCGGCGAGAAGCCCACGGAGCGGTGAAGCGATGAGGCAAACTTCCCTCGCCGCTATAGCGGCTCCTACAACGTCGCAGCTGCCTTCGCCGCGAACCGTGGCGACCCCCGCGGCGGCCGTGGGCGCCATGCCGGTGGCCGAGGAAACCGACGGCTACGGCGACGGCAGCGTGGCCGGCATGACCCACGTCTCGCCGGCCCAGGCCCTGCCGCCGGTGGCGGGCAGCGCCGCCACGGTCCCGGCGGGACGCATCACGCCCCCTGTGGCCGGCAAACCCAGCATCTATCTCCAGGTCGGCGCCTTCTCCGACGCGGCGAACGCCCAGCGCGTGGCCGACCAATTGAACCGTGCCGGCCTCGGGCCGGTCAGTGTCGTGGAGACGCAGGTCGGTGGCCGCAGCATGCGCCGTGTCCGCGTGGGACCGCTTTCCGACGTGGACACCGCCGACCGCCTCACCAACCAGATCGCCGGGATGGGCCTGCCCAGGCCGCAGGTCGCGGTAGACTGA
- the mltB gene encoding lytic murein transglycosylase B codes for MDEVLAARRARPARPFPRLAGAMIAFPLLFATAAHAGTHPGQEKLVREVARDTGKSQASLNALLDGAKKQQAILDAISRPAEGKPWRDYRPIFLTEKRIAAGADFYREHRALLEDIGRKYGVPPEYIVAIVGVETSYGGNTGKWKVLDALATLAFYYPKRAPFFREQLKVLLELPPNHLGGPLDTLTGSYAGAQGWGQFMPSSIRDWGVDYDGDGRIDMKGSMGDIFASVANYFAQHGWEAGGPVAARAQPDAGAVPPDVPKDWRPVAPVESFVAEGYAPLQHLNPGRDAQLVRLDGPSGDEYWFVFQNFYVITTYNRSPMYAMAVDQLAQEIRARVAVAGSP; via the coding sequence ATGGATGAAGTTCTCGCCGCGCGCCGCGCACGACCCGCCCGCCCATTCCCGCGCCTCGCCGGCGCGATGATCGCCTTCCCCCTCCTGTTCGCCACCGCCGCCCACGCCGGAACCCATCCGGGGCAGGAGAAACTGGTGCGCGAAGTGGCGAGGGACACCGGAAAAAGCCAGGCCTCGCTCAATGCGCTACTGGACGGCGCGAAGAAACAGCAGGCCATCCTCGACGCGATCAGCCGGCCCGCCGAGGGCAAGCCCTGGCGCGATTACCGCCCCATCTTCCTCACCGAGAAGCGCATCGCGGCCGGCGCGGACTTCTATCGCGAACACCGTGCGTTGCTCGAAGACATCGGTCGCAAGTACGGCGTGCCGCCCGAGTACATCGTGGCCATCGTGGGCGTGGAGACCTCCTACGGCGGCAATACCGGCAAATGGAAGGTGCTCGACGCGCTGGCCACGCTGGCCTTCTACTATCCCAAGCGCGCGCCGTTCTTCCGCGAGCAGCTGAAAGTACTGCTGGAACTGCCGCCGAACCACCTGGGCGGTCCGCTCGACACGCTCACCGGCTCCTACGCCGGCGCGCAGGGCTGGGGTCAGTTCATGCCCTCTTCCATCCGCGACTGGGGTGTGGATTACGACGGCGACGGCCGCATCGACATGAAGGGGTCGATGGGAGACATCTTCGCGAGCGTGGCGAACTACTTCGCGCAGCATGGCTGGGAGGCTGGCGGCCCCGTCGCCGCGCGTGCCCAGCCCGACGCCGGCGCCGTGCCGCCGGACGTGCCGAAGGACTGGCGTCCGGTCGCGCCCGTGGAATCCTTCGTGGCCGAAGGGTACGCCCCGCTGCAGCACCTGAACCCGGGCCGCGACGCGCAACTGGTGCGCCTCGACGGCCCCTCGGGCGATGAGTACTGGTTCGTGTTCCAGAACTTCTACGTGATCACCACCTATAACCGCAGCCCGATGTACGCCATGGCGGTCGATCAGCTGGCGCAGGAAATCCGTGCGCGCGTAGCGGTGGCAGGCTCGCCATGA
- the rodA gene encoding rod shape-determining protein RodA, which yields MRMLTRPRLDLPLLLALFLLACAGLATLYSAGGGNYSLVGGQAARFVLGAILLLVISRIPPPVLRSWTPWLYMGSTALLVVVAVLGEGRGAYRWLDLGVMRFQPSELLKLTMPMMVAWYLHPRQLPPGWKDIAVVGLLIAVPAGLIAEQPDLGTALLVAGAGAFALFLSGMAWWRIGLLVGGAAATVPVAWQFLHEYQRNRVRTMFDPESDPLGNGWHIIQSKIAVGSGGVFGKGWQHGTQSRLDFLPEHTTDFIFAVFSEEFGLIGVIAIMLLYAFIIGRCLWIAMNARDTYSRLLAGAIGMSFFVYVAVNGGMVAGILPVVGVPMPLVSYGGTSAVSLLTGFGVLMSIHANRKLHD from the coding sequence ATGCGCATGCTCACCCGGCCGCGGCTGGACCTGCCGCTGCTGCTGGCGCTGTTCCTGCTGGCCTGCGCGGGCCTCGCCACGCTCTACAGCGCGGGCGGGGGCAATTATTCGCTGGTGGGCGGGCAGGCCGCGCGCTTCGTCCTCGGCGCGATCCTGCTGCTGGTCATCTCGCGCATCCCGCCACCGGTGCTGCGCTCGTGGACGCCCTGGCTCTACATGGGCAGTACGGCGCTGCTCGTGGTGGTGGCGGTGCTGGGCGAGGGCAGGGGCGCCTATCGCTGGCTCGACCTGGGCGTGATGCGTTTCCAGCCTTCCGAGCTGCTCAAGCTGACCATGCCGATGATGGTGGCCTGGTACCTGCATCCGCGCCAGCTGCCGCCCGGCTGGAAGGATATCGCCGTGGTGGGCCTGCTCATCGCGGTGCCGGCCGGCCTCATCGCCGAACAGCCGGACCTCGGCACGGCGTTGCTGGTGGCCGGTGCGGGCGCCTTCGCGCTGTTCCTTTCCGGCATGGCGTGGTGGCGCATCGGGCTCCTGGTGGGCGGCGCGGCGGCGACGGTCCCGGTGGCGTGGCAGTTCCTCCATGAATACCAGCGCAATCGCGTGCGCACCATGTTCGACCCCGAATCCGATCCGCTGGGCAACGGCTGGCACATCATCCAGTCGAAGATCGCCGTGGGCTCGGGCGGCGTCTTCGGCAAGGGCTGGCAGCACGGCACGCAGTCGCGCCTCGATTTCCTGCCCGAGCACACCACCGACTTCATCTTCGCCGTGTTCTCGGAGGAGTTCGGCCTGATCGGCGTCATCGCCATCATGCTGCTCTACGCGTTCATCATCGGCCGCTGCCTGTGGATCGCGATGAACGCGCGCGACACCTATTCCCGCCTGCTGGCGGGCGCCATCGGCATGAGTTTCTTCGTCTACGTGGCGGTGAACGGCGGCATGGTGGCCGGCATCCTGCCCGTGGTGGGCGTGCCCATGCCGCTGGTGAGCTACGGCGGCACCTCCGCGGTATCGCTGCTCACGGGCTTCGGCGTGTTGATGTCGATCCATGCGAACCGTAAATTGCACGATTGA
- the lipA gene encoding lipoyl synthase codes for MSQTSASPSRSIPIAVVDKPGEKMLGNDKIGLNRASFDTTQPALRKPGWIRVRLPQGNAVQQLKARLRENSLVTVCEEASCPNIHECFSKGTATFMILGEVCTRRCSFCDVAHGRPLPPDPLEPARLAETIRDMRLRYVVITSVDRDDLRDGGAEHFAACIRAVRHASPDIRIEILTPDFRGKGRMERALEVLKDFPPDVFNHNLETVPHLYREVRPGADYQWSLDLLKNFKAQHPSVPTKSGIMLGLGETMEQVLETMRDLRAHDVDMITIGQYLQPTAHHHPVVRYWTPDEFEALRVAGEEMGFSHVASGPLVRSSYHADLMAHAAGVVE; via the coding sequence ATGAGCCAGACTTCCGCTTCCCCCTCCCGCAGCATCCCTATCGCCGTCGTCGACAAGCCCGGCGAGAAGATGCTGGGCAACGACAAGATCGGGCTTAACCGCGCGAGCTTCGACACCACGCAACCCGCGCTGCGCAAGCCCGGCTGGATCCGTGTACGCCTGCCGCAGGGCAACGCCGTGCAGCAGCTGAAGGCGCGCCTGCGCGAGAACTCGCTGGTCACGGTGTGCGAGGAAGCCTCCTGCCCGAACATCCACGAGTGCTTCTCCAAGGGCACCGCCACTTTCATGATCCTCGGCGAGGTCTGCACCCGCCGCTGCTCGTTCTGCGACGTGGCCCACGGCCGCCCGCTGCCGCCCGATCCGCTCGAGCCGGCACGCCTGGCCGAGACCATCCGCGACATGCGCCTGCGCTACGTCGTGATCACTTCGGTGGACCGCGACGACCTGCGCGACGGCGGCGCCGAGCACTTCGCCGCGTGCATCCGTGCCGTGCGCCACGCCAGCCCGGACATCCGTATCGAGATCCTCACGCCCGATTTCCGCGGCAAGGGCCGCATGGAACGCGCGCTGGAAGTCCTCAAGGACTTCCCGCCGGACGTCTTCAACCACAACCTGGAGACGGTCCCGCACCTGTACCGCGAGGTCCGCCCGGGTGCCGACTACCAGTGGTCGCTCGACCTGCTGAAAAACTTCAAGGCGCAGCACCCGTCGGTGCCCACCAAATCCGGCATCATGCTGGGCCTGGGCGAGACGATGGAGCAGGTATTGGAGACCATGCGGGATCTACGCGCCCATGACGTCGACATGATCACCATCGGCCAGTACCTGCAGCCGACGGCGCACCATCACCCCGTGGTCCGCTACTGGACGCCGGACGAATTCGAGGCGCTGCGTGTCGCGGGCGAGGAAATGGGTTTCTCCCATGTCGCTTCCGGCCCGTTGGTGCGATCCTCCTACCATGCCGACCTGATGGCTCACGCCGCCGGCGTCGTCGAATAA
- the lipB gene encoding lipoyl(octanoyl) transferase LipB, which yields MTLPLNVRRLGRVPYESTWKAMSAFTDNRTDDTVDELWLLEHDPVFTLGQAGLEEHVLFAGDIPVVRVDRGGQVTYHGPGQIVAYPMIDLRRVGVGVRELVTRIEQAIIDTLGEWNIGAERLEGAPGVYVAGAKVAALGLRIRRGCSFHGLAFNVDMDLEPYHRINPCGYKGLEVTQVLDLGGPSRLADVEDVLVQEFCKQFGFHAVPADPTLPELPARLAV from the coding sequence ATGACCCTCCCCCTCAACGTCCGCCGGCTGGGGCGCGTCCCCTACGAATCCACCTGGAAGGCCATGAGCGCCTTCACCGACAACCGCACCGACGACACCGTCGACGAGTTGTGGCTGCTGGAGCACGACCCGGTGTTCACGCTCGGACAGGCCGGGCTGGAGGAGCACGTGCTCTTCGCGGGCGACATCCCGGTGGTGCGGGTGGACAGGGGCGGCCAGGTGACCTACCACGGCCCCGGCCAGATCGTGGCCTACCCGATGATCGACCTGCGCCGGGTCGGGGTGGGCGTCCGCGAGCTGGTGACCCGGATCGAGCAGGCCATCATCGACACCCTGGGCGAGTGGAACATCGGCGCCGAGCGGCTCGAGGGGGCTCCCGGCGTCTACGTGGCGGGGGCCAAGGTGGCCGCGCTGGGCCTGCGCATCCGCCGGGGCTGCAGCTTCCACGGGCTGGCTTTCAACGTGGACATGGACCTGGAGCCCTACCACCGCATCAATCCCTGCGGGTACAAGGGTTTGGAGGTCACCCAGGTGCTAGACTTGGGCGGTCCGTCACGGTTGGCGGACGTGGAAGACGTCCTGGTTCAGGAATTCTGCAAGCAGTTCGGTTTCCACGCCGTGCCCGCCGATCCCACTCTCCCCGAACTCCCCGCGCGCCTTGCGGTCTGA
- the mrdA gene encoding penicillin-binding protein 2 translates to MSRRRASIKEVRGEVALFRRRALAGFALILLGLAAVCVRYVYLQVLHHDEFVVRSDQNRVKPRAIPPARGLIYDRNGVLLADNVPAFRLEVTPEQVADMDDMLSRLGAVVPLSDEDIASFKKQVKQSRRFEGVPLKLKLTEDEIGRFAVNRWRFPGVDVVPYLTRRYPMGAQLAHVIGYVSRIDADDLEGMDEEEEASYKGTTHIGRIGIERYYEKLLHGEPGYELVEVNADGRTQAVLDTTPPTPGKNIYLTIDERLQKAAEEAMNGRAGAAIAIDPRNGQILAFASEPSFDPNLFVNGISSADYKALTTAPDKPLYNRALRGVYPPGSTVKPFLALGGLEMGIRRPSDTVLSTGEFCIPGQSRCYRDDKRGGDGTVNMIGAIEKSTNTYFYKLALDMGIDRLSAWMGKLGFGRKTGIDLIGEVEGVLPSREWKATRSKAGWFPGETIISGIGQGYWAVTPIQLAHAVATFAGRGIPYAPHLLLDTQDGVDSARVPQTFPPSGPSVVRRAADWEAVNEGMKAVINSGKGTGKKLGIGFPFVIAGKSGTAERFSRKTDAYDTNKNKAYLASRHRALFIAYTPADDPKIAVAVVLEAGAWGAEDSGPIARKILDQWVVDEGGQRPVDLTPGKIVTADTVPEAEAAEASSVGGVPPATAESTAPPYDNGEDQ, encoded by the coding sequence ATGAGCAGGCGGCGCGCCTCGATCAAGGAGGTCCGCGGCGAGGTGGCGCTGTTCCGCCGCCGCGCGCTGGCCGGCTTCGCGCTGATCCTGCTCGGCCTCGCGGCCGTCTGCGTGCGCTACGTGTACCTGCAGGTGCTGCACCACGACGAGTTCGTGGTGCGCTCCGACCAGAACCGGGTGAAGCCGCGCGCCATCCCGCCGGCGCGCGGACTCATCTACGACCGTAACGGCGTGCTGCTGGCGGACAACGTGCCCGCCTTCCGGCTCGAGGTCACGCCCGAGCAGGTCGCCGACATGGACGACATGCTGTCCCGGCTCGGCGCGGTGGTGCCGCTCAGCGACGAGGACATCGCCAGCTTCAAGAAGCAGGTGAAGCAGAGCCGGCGCTTTGAAGGGGTGCCGCTCAAGCTCAAGCTCACCGAGGACGAGATCGGCCGCTTCGCCGTGAACCGCTGGCGATTCCCCGGCGTGGACGTGGTGCCGTACCTCACCCGGCGCTACCCGATGGGCGCCCAGCTGGCCCACGTCATCGGTTACGTGAGCCGCATCGACGCCGACGACCTCGAAGGCATGGACGAGGAGGAAGAGGCCAGCTACAAGGGCACGACGCACATCGGCCGCATCGGCATCGAGCGCTACTACGAGAAGCTCTTGCACGGCGAGCCCGGCTACGAACTGGTCGAGGTGAACGCCGATGGCCGCACGCAGGCCGTGCTCGACACCACGCCGCCCACGCCGGGCAAGAACATCTACCTGACCATCGACGAGCGCCTGCAGAAGGCCGCGGAAGAGGCGATGAACGGCCGCGCCGGCGCGGCCATCGCCATCGATCCGCGCAACGGCCAGATCCTGGCCTTCGCCAGCGAGCCGAGTTTCGATCCCAACCTCTTCGTCAACGGCATCAGCTCCGCCGACTACAAGGCGCTGACCACGGCACCCGACAAGCCGCTGTACAACCGCGCGCTGCGCGGCGTGTATCCGCCGGGCTCGACGGTGAAGCCGTTCCTCGCCCTCGGCGGCCTGGAGATGGGCATCCGCCGGCCAAGCGATACCGTGCTCTCCACCGGCGAGTTCTGCATCCCGGGGCAGTCGCGCTGCTATCGCGACGACAAGCGCGGCGGCGACGGCACGGTGAACATGATCGGCGCCATCGAGAAATCCACCAACACCTATTTCTACAAGCTCGCCCTCGACATGGGCATCGACCGGCTCTCCGCATGGATGGGCAAGCTGGGCTTCGGCAGGAAGACCGGCATCGACCTCATCGGCGAGGTGGAAGGCGTGCTGCCTTCGCGCGAATGGAAGGCGACGCGCAGCAAGGCCGGCTGGTTCCCCGGCGAGACCATCATCTCGGGTATCGGCCAGGGCTACTGGGCCGTCACGCCGATCCAGCTGGCACATGCCGTCGCCACCTTCGCCGGTCGCGGCATCCCGTATGCGCCGCACCTGCTGCTCGACACGCAGGATGGCGTGGACAGCGCGCGCGTGCCGCAGACCTTTCCTCCCTCCGGGCCTTCGGTGGTCCGCAGGGCCGCCGACTGGGAAGCGGTGAACGAGGGAATGAAGGCGGTGATCAACTCCGGCAAGGGTACGGGCAAGAAGCTGGGCATCGGTTTCCCCTTCGTCATCGCGGGCAAGAGCGGTACGGCCGAGCGCTTCTCGCGCAAGACCGACGCCTACGACACCAACAAGAACAAGGCCTACCTGGCCAGCCGCCACCGCGCGCTGTTCATCGCCTATACCCCGGCCGACGACCCGAAGATCGCGGTCGCCGTGGTGCTCGAGGCCGGTGCATGGGGCGCGGAAGATTCGGGTCCGATCGCGCGCAAGATCCTCGACCAGTGGGTGGTGGACGAGGGCGGCCAGCGTCCGGTCGACTTGACGCCAGGCAAGATCGTCACGGCCGACACCGTCCCCGAGGCGGAGGCGGCGGAAGCCTCCTCCGTGGGGGGCGTGCCGCCGGCGACCGCGGAAAGCACCGCGCCGCCCTACGACAACGGCGAGGACCAGTAA
- the mreC gene encoding rod shape-determining protein MreC has protein sequence MALNRDDQSPLFAPGVAGTLRLIVYLALACVLMVLDHRGGWLPSVRYGLSLVVEPVYRIAGLPSQGFHAATVAFADRQRLTDQNQRLREDLLLANAKLNRMASVAEQNQRLKELLDTQHSLSLNVQLARLIGVDLGSFRHRIVLNVGARDKVKTGQVVIDARGVMGQIVEVMPTTSVAMLITDPNHAIPVTIERTGLRTIAYGSRAGDMLLLPNIPVSADVQVGDKLVTSGLGGRFPVGFPVGEIRDVAQTPSGTFLSAQAKPAADLDRSEDVLLLHDLAEVDGPPAPAPDVGPPASLAPDPNATLPAVTSPTAAPVPAKPATAASPAGGTP, from the coding sequence ATGGCCCTGAATCGCGACGACCAGTCGCCCCTGTTCGCACCGGGCGTGGCGGGCACGCTGCGCCTTATCGTCTACCTCGCGCTCGCCTGCGTGCTGATGGTGCTCGACCACCGCGGCGGCTGGCTGCCGAGCGTCCGCTACGGGCTCTCGCTCGTGGTCGAGCCGGTCTATCGCATCGCCGGCCTGCCGTCGCAGGGTTTCCATGCGGCGACGGTGGCCTTTGCCGATCGCCAGCGCCTCACCGACCAGAACCAGCGCCTGCGCGAAGACCTGCTGCTGGCCAACGCCAAGCTCAACCGCATGGCGTCCGTGGCCGAGCAGAACCAGCGCCTGAAGGAGCTGCTCGACACGCAGCACAGTCTTTCGCTGAACGTGCAGCTCGCCCGCCTGATCGGTGTCGACCTCGGCAGCTTCCGCCACCGCATCGTGCTCAACGTGGGCGCGCGCGACAAGGTGAAGACCGGCCAGGTGGTGATCGACGCGCGCGGCGTGATGGGCCAGATCGTGGAGGTGATGCCGACCACCTCCGTGGCGATGCTGATCACCGACCCCAACCATGCGATCCCCGTGACCATCGAACGCACCGGCCTGCGCACCATCGCCTACGGTTCGCGCGCGGGCGACATGCTCCTGCTGCCCAACATCCCGGTCTCCGCGGACGTACAGGTGGGCGACAAGCTCGTCACCTCCGGCCTTGGCGGGCGCTTCCCCGTCGGTTTCCCCGTGGGCGAGATCCGCGACGTGGCGCAGACCCCTTCCGGTACCTTCCTCTCGGCCCAGGCGAAACCGGCCGCGGACCTCGACCGCAGCGAGGACGTGCTCCTGCTGCACGACCTCGCGGAGGTCGACGGGCCGCCGGCGCCCGCGCCCGACGTCGGCCCGCCTGCCAGCCTCGCACCCGACCCGAACGCGACGCTCCCGGCCGTCACGTCGCCCACGGCGGCGCCGGTGCCGGCGAAGCCAGCCACCGCCGCCTCGCCGGCAGGGGGCACGCCATGA
- the mreD gene encoding rod shape-determining protein MreD codes for MNKVRVRQLWFAATLLISLFLMLIPLPGPLTPLKPYWPALVLLYWCLQSGDRVTLGLAFCLGVAADLFDGVLLGEQALRLTAMVFIALRFRSRLRFFPMWQQSLAVLGLLVNDRILLMLVRVFSGDPLPPTEYWISPLVGAALWPFLFLILDDLRARLRIHEA; via the coding sequence ATGAACAAGGTCCGCGTCCGCCAGCTCTGGTTCGCCGCCACGCTGCTGATCTCGCTCTTTCTCATGCTGATCCCGCTGCCGGGTCCGCTCACGCCGCTGAAGCCGTACTGGCCGGCCCTGGTGCTGCTCTACTGGTGCCTGCAATCGGGCGATCGCGTCACCCTGGGCCTCGCCTTCTGCCTGGGCGTGGCGGCCGACCTGTTCGACGGCGTGCTGCTCGGCGAACAGGCCTTGCGCCTTACCGCGATGGTGTTCATCGCGCTGCGCTTCCGCTCGCGCCTGCGCTTCTTCCCCATGTGGCAGCAGTCGCTGGCCGTGCTCGGCCTCCTCGTGAACGACCGCATCCTGCTCATGCTGGTACGGGTGTTCAGCGGCGATCCGCTGCCGCCGACGGAATACTGGATCTCGCCGCTGGTCGGCGCGGCCCTGTGGCCGTTCCTGTTCCTCATCCTCGACGACCTGCGCGCGCGCCTGCGCATCCACGAGGCATGA